The SAR202 cluster bacterium genomic interval GCATGTATGATGCAGTTCCACATACGAGACCGTTGTTAGTGATGGGAACACATGATGGAGAACCTATGACAGGTGTACCTGGTATAATGCAAAGCGCTAGGAGACGACCTTATCAAGGCCCAACATCTATCATGAACTTAGTTGGAGATAAGTTATCTGCCCAAGATATTGAGAATATGATGTTGATGGTGAGATTACCTCAATATTTACAATTAGAAGAAGATTTTACTGGATGTTCGCATTTGATAAAAGTTCTTTCGTCATTATACAATTTACCTGATGAATTATCGGTTAGTAGACGTGGGCGAAGACAATATCAACGGGTAACAAATGAAATGGATCAAAATCCAGGTGTGAAAGCTTTAGTAGAAAAATTAGAAAGTGAATATGACGCTAGACTAGAAAATATTACTATTGAACCTGAGGAGAGTGAATATACAGAACTTTCCCCTTCAATAGAACAATTTTTAAAAGATCTTGGATCTGAGGAACCTGAAAGTAATTAGATGGTTGAATCAGCAATTGTTGTAAAAGATCTAACAAAGTCTTATGGTGATTTTCCCGCAGTTAAGGGAGTTTCATTTGAAGTACTTTCAGGGGAAATCTTCTCTTTACTTGGTGCTAATGGTGCAGGTAAAACTACGACTCTTGAAATTCTTGAAGGTCATAGAAAACGCACATCAGGGCATGTGACAGTTTTAGGCTATGATCCAGAAAAAAAAGATCAAAATATGACTATGCGTGTGGGTATAGTTTTACAAGAAACAGGTATCGAACCCTATCTTAAAGTGCAAGAGGTGTTGAAACAATTTAGTGGTTTTTATAAAAATCCCAGAAATATAAATGAAGTTATTGATGCAACTGGTTTAAAGGAACAAATCAACACTCCGGTTAGAAAATTATCAGGAGGTCAACGAAGAAGAGTTGATGTTGCATTGGGTTTGATAGGAGACCCTGATCTGATTTTCTTAGATGAACCTACCACTGGATTTGATCCCTCTGCTCGTAGGGATGCGTGGTCAATGATCAGTAATTTAAAATCATTAGGCAAAACGGTAATCCTTACTACTCACTATATGGATGAAGCTGAATACTTGTCTGACAGAATTGCACTTATGGTAAGTGGTAAAATTGAAAGAATAGGTACAACTAGAGAATTAATTAATTCTGAATCAAATACAACTATAGAATTTACATTACCTGATAACAATAAATCATTACCTGTAACAATTAACAAAATAGCCGAAATTAAAGGGAATTTAGTCTCAATAATTACTAATTCACCTACGGGAATTTTAGGTGAAATTACACATTGGGCAATTGAAAACTCTCTTGAATTAAATGATTTGACCGTAAGAAGATCTTCTTTAGAGGATCTTTTCTTAAAAGTTGTCGGGTCAGAGGATAGTGATATATGAACCAGATGAAACTAGCACTTCGTCAAATTAAATACGAAAATACAGCGTTTTGGAGAAACCCACCAGCAGCATTTTTCACATTTATTTTCCCTTTAATATTTTTGGTTTTATTTAATGCAATATTTGGCGATGATGAAATACCAATAGAAAGCGGTGTAGTATCTGGATCGAATTTTTATATACCTTCTATACTTGCATTATCAGTTATTAGTGCTTCATATACTAATTTAGCTATGACACTAACCGATTCTCGAGATAGTGGAATCTTAAAAAAGATTCGTGGGACTCCTCTTTCGCCATGGGCTTTCATGGTAGGAAAAATTTTATTTACAACATTTGTTTCACTTCTACTTGTAGTAATCGTTTTAATTTGCGGTGTACTTTTTTACGATGTGAGTTTACCAAATGATTCATTGATAGTTTTTATAACAGCTCTTTTAATTGGTACTATAACATTTAGTTGTTTAGGAATTGCTATAACTACAGTGATAAGGAATGCTGATGCAGCCCCTGCAATTGTTAATGCATCAATTCTCCCGTTATTTTTTATATCAGATATTTTTATACCCCAAACATTGGCCCCCCAATGGATTAAGACCTTGGCAGAT includes:
- a CDS encoding PAC2 family protein, with translation MKINDYILEEPLPELRNPHVIASLRPWVDAGSVGSLTLDKLERHFDAQDLGKFENPGRYFDFTRYRPVVFYIDGNRETTIPNTYLRYAKSEGDFDYIFLHMLEPHSMAEEYIDTISEVLKQLGVKRFTRVGGMYDAVPHTRPLLVMGTHDGEPMTGVPGIMQSARRRPYQGPTSIMNLVGDKLSAQDIENMMLMVRLPQYLQLEEDFTGCSHLIKVLSSLYNLPDELSVSRRGRRQYQRVTNEMDQNPGVKALVEKLESEYDARLENITIEPEESEYTELSPSIEQFLKDLGSEEPESN
- a CDS encoding ABC transporter ATP-binding protein, producing MVESAIVVKDLTKSYGDFPAVKGVSFEVLSGEIFSLLGANGAGKTTTLEILEGHRKRTSGHVTVLGYDPEKKDQNMTMRVGIVLQETGIEPYLKVQEVLKQFSGFYKNPRNINEVIDATGLKEQINTPVRKLSGGQRRRVDVALGLIGDPDLIFLDEPTTGFDPSARRDAWSMISNLKSLGKTVILTTHYMDEAEYLSDRIALMVSGKIERIGTTRELINSESNTTIEFTLPDNNKSLPVTINKIAEIKGNLVSIITNSPTGILGEITHWAIENSLELNDLTVRRSSLEDLFLKVVGSEDSDI
- a CDS encoding ABC transporter permease, encoding MNQMKLALRQIKYENTAFWRNPPAAFFTFIFPLIFLVLFNAIFGDDEIPIESGVVSGSNFYIPSILALSVISASYTNLAMTLTDSRDSGILKKIRGTPLSPWAFMVGKILFTTFVSLLLVVIVLICGVLFYDVSLPNDSLIVFITALLIGTITFSCLGIAITTVIRNADAAPAIVNASILPLFFISDIFIPQTLAPQWIKTLADIFPVKPFVVTLQSSFNPFDTRVVFETQDLATMGIWFLFGLIISLRYFSWEPRR